GTTCCTGTTCGTCCGGCGGCGTGGACGCGAGCTTCTCCAGCTCCTCGTCCAGTGCGGCGAGCACGCGCTCGCGCGGCACGTCCGGCGGGTGGATCGCGGTGATGGTGAAGGTGTCCGGGTCGCGTGCCTCGAACGGGCCGAACAGCCCGGCGCCCGCGCCGATGTCGACCACCAGCGGCTCGACGTGCACCAGCCGCTGCTGCAGCCGCGAGCCGTCACCGTCGGTGAGCACGCCGGCCAGCACCAGGTACGCGAGGTAGCCGTCGAGGTCGTTGACCGGGTCCGGCATCCGGTAGCCGATGGCCAGCGCGGGCAGCGGCGCGTGCGCGTCGGTGTGCTCGCCGCGCAGTTCGGTGGTGGGCAACGGCTCGAAGAACGACGGGCGGACCGGCGCCGGCCGGTGCGGGACGTCGCCGAAGTGCTTCTGGATCAGCGCCTTCGCGTTCTCCACCTCGAAGTCGCCGGCGACGGTGAGCACCGCGTTGGCCGGCGAGTAGTAGGTGTCGAAGAACGCGGCGCAGTCTTCCAGCGTCGCGCCTTCGAGGTCTTCGAAGGCGCCGTAGCCGTCGTGCGCGTTGGCGAAGGTGGAGTACAGCACCGGCGGCAGCAGGATCCACGGGAACCCGCCGTAGGGCCGGTTGCGCACGTTCAGCCGGATCTCTTCCTTGACGACCTCGATCTGGTTCGCCAGGTTCTCCGCGGTGAGCTTCGGCGCGCGCATCCGGTCGGCCTCGAGGAACAGCGCGCGCTCCAGCGCGGCCGAGGGCAGGACCTCGTAGTAGTCCGTGTAGTCCGGGTGCGTGGACCCGTTGAAGGTGCCGCCGCTGGACTGCACGTGCCGGAAGTGCGCGAGCTTCTCCAGGCTCTCGCTGCCTTGGAACATCAAGTGCTCGAAGAGGTGCGCGAAACCCGTCAACCCCTCCGGCTCGGATCGGAAGCCCACGTCGTAGTGCACGCTGACCCCGACGACCGGCGCGGTCGGGTCCGGGGCGAGCACCACGCGCAGACCGTTGTCGATGGTGAAACGGACGAGCTCGGGATCGGCCATGCCCCCACCCTACGCAGGCACGGGCGTCTTCGGCTCCTCTGGTCGGAGGTGCTGACCACACTCGAACGCGACGGTCAGCGCGGCGACGAAACCGCTGGTCCGAGCCGCTGGCAAGGCGTCGGCTTCCGGGCTGCCGCACCAGTACGCCGTAAGCGAACAACCCTTCGCCAGCCAAGCATCCGCTTCGCCGAGCGCGTACGCGTACGGGAGCGCGCGCGAGAAGAGAAGCTCGTCGCGCGGCGGCTTCATCGTGAGCAGCTTCGAGTTGAGGCCAAGCAGCCGGTCGCGGAGATCGCGACCAGTCTTGCGGCGCATCGGCAGGAGCCGTCCTGCGGCAGTCACGGCGACGCCGCTGGCAAGCAGCATCAACCCGAGTTGCGCGTAACCGACCGTGAACGCAAGGAGCACAGTGAGGAACACTCCGTACGCGGACAGCCGTGGGCCGATCTGACGCTTCCGGAAGAACCAGCCTCGGCGGACGACGTCGTCAACTAGCTCGCGTACGCCTGCTTTGCCCACTTCGCTGAGCCGCGCGGACTCTTCGGGCACTGCCGCCGCGTACACCGCGTGCTCGAACGCGGTGAGGTACTGGTCTGGCGGGTTACGGCGAATGAGCACCCAGTCTCCCGGGCTGGCTTCGCTGACCCAGAGGTAGTTACGGACGCATAGGTCGAGCACTGTCGCGGCTAGGTCGAGCGAGGCAACGCGACCGGTCAACAGCAGACCTAGGTGGCCCGGCAGGACGCCGTCGGGCGACGAGAAGCGACCGTTGTCGTGAAGCTCCACGGGGACGGCGTGGCCAGGCTGTCGGTCGCGTCGGCGCAGCGTGAACACGGCGAGCGCGCCGATGATCGACAGTACGGCGAAGGCCAGCCACGTCCACCACACCGGCGCGCTCGCCGCGAAGGGGCTCGTGGGCGCGAGGCGTTCGGTCGGGCTGACCGTGCCGCCGGGCAGTTCCGCGGTCAGCTCCACCCGGGAGCCCGGGTTGAGTTTCGAGACCGAGACGCGGGTCAGGCCGGAATGGTCGATTTGCGCGGCACCGCACCGGGTCGTGGAACCAGGCGGACCGGCGAGGCAGGACAGCGCGTCCGGGATGGCGGGTGCGGCGAAGGTGGCGCGGACCAGTTCGATACGGGTGTCCCAGCCGCTGGCGATGTCCCAGGTGACGTGCTCGACGCCGAGGCTGGTGCCGACCGTACCGTCCACTGTGTACCGGATGACCGACGTGCCGCCGCGGAGGTAAAAGGTCACCTGGTCGTTGCCGGACTCGGCGTTGCCGGCGCCTTCGATGCTGATGTCGCGGATGCTTCGCACCCGCTCGTGGTTGTCATCCGCCTTGGTGCGCAACGAAATGGTGCGAGTCATCGAGGTGTCGCGCGGGACCGAGACCGCTTCGGTGACCGACAAGCTGCCGTCCTGCTGGACTTTCAACGCCACTTCGACGCTCTGCGGGAGACCGGGCAGCGACGGTTGGTCTTGCGCGGCGACCGGGCTGGCGGCGAGAAACGGAATGGCGAGCAAGGCGGCGACGTTCACTGCGCGGACACCACCGCGTGTCGACGTTCGGCTGCCGCTTGGATCGCGGCGACCGTTGCCGCCAGCGGGGATTCGACCCGGGCGGCCGGAGCGCCGAGCGCGCGGCCGCGGGCAGTGCGGGCGGAGGTCGCCGGAGCGGCAGCAAAAGTGGCCAGTCCGGCGATCAGGACCGCGACGCCGATCAACGCGTTTCCGACCGTCAAGGCAAGGGCGGCGGTGGTGAGGACGCCAGCCGCCGACAGGACCAGTCCGGCGCGGCGAACGTGCTTCGGCCGGTCGGACAGCCAGCCCTCGCCGCGGGCTTCGGCGTCGAGAAGCGCGAGCAGTTCGGCCCGATCCGGACGCGCCGCGGCGAGCGGGCCGGGCGGGAACGCGGCTTTGACGGCGTGCTCGAACGTGCTGAGCGAGTCGCCTTCGCCATGGGTTATCCGGTCGTCGGCGAGGTGCAGGTGCCCTCGCGCGACGAGATCGAGCACCGTGGCGACCAGGTCCAGCTCGCCGCGTGCGACGTAGGCGACACAGGCGGGCGGCACACCGGGCGCGGGTGGGCCGGTCCGGCGACGACGCAGCAGCACGGTGCCGAGAAGGAGGTATCCGAGCAACAGGAGTCCGCTGAGGACGGTCGGCAGACCAGCCGCGAAGGCGCCGAGCAGACCGGACCGGACGAACCGGGCATTCGCCGGCAACGGTCCGGTTTGGACCGCCAGATCGATCCGATCGCCTTGGCGCAGCCCGTTCTGCTCGGCGTGGACTCCCCCGCCGCGAAGTTCGGAAAACGTGCACTGGCGGGCGGAACCGGCTGGTCCGCTGTAGCAGTCCGCGGCGGACACGCCGGGCGCGGAAAAGGACGCGGCGACCCGGTCGACAGCGCGGTTCCAGCCGCCGGTGAGCTGGACGCGGACTTGCCCGCCGGACGCGACCGCACCGTCCACTGTGTACGTGAGGGTGGCCGGCCCGGTGACGGTGACGGTGGTTCCGTCGGCCGTCGCGGCACCGGCGAGGCGGAGATCGGTGATCGAGTAGAGGCGGTCCTCGTCGTCGGTGACCGGGGTTCGCTCGGACAGGCGGCGAACGGCGGGCGCGTCGGTGACGATGCGTTCGACGACGGTGAGCTGGCCGTCCTGGGCGGTGGTCACGGTGACGTCGTCGGCCAGCATTTCCTCAGCTCGGGAGGGTGAAGGGGTTGTCGGGTTCCGGCTTCGGTTCGGCGGGAAGGGGTTCGGCGGGGCGAGCGTAGCCGAGCGGGACCGGCTCAGTGGCGGGGACCGGCCGCGACGCCCCCGGCAACGCGAATCCCGGCGGTGCCACGTCCGGCGGTCCCGGTTGCCCAACACCCGGCTGCCCTTGACCCGGCTGATGAACCTGAGCTGGTTGCGCCTGGCCCGGCCGAACCTGTGCCGGGTATCCCGGCAGCGGATACCCCGGCGGCGCGATCCGAGCCTGGTCCCGGTTCCGCCGTTCGCCCAGCACCGCGGTGAGGAAAACCCACGGCGGCATCCCGTACGGCAACGGCACGCCGATCGCCGCGGATACCTGCTGCGCCAGCCCGAACCCCAGCGACGCGGCCGCCTCCGGGCGCAGGTCGTGGTAGCGGCCGAGGTACTGGCGGGCGGCCGTCGCGAGGTGTTCGGGCAGACCGCTCAGGTCGAACTGGGCGGCCCAGTGCTCCAGGCCAGGGGGCACCATCAGCACGGCCTGCTTCGACAGCGGGACGCGTTCGCGGATCACCAGCGTGCCCGCGAGGTAGTCGCCGACGCGGCGGCCGTTCGACGAGGACAACGACACCACCACCGCGACCGCGCCGAGGAAGCCGAGCGCCCAGAAGTCGACGAAGAACCCGGCCAGCGCGCGGGTGAGCGCGTGCCGGAAGCTGATCGGCCCGCCGTCGAGGCGCACCACGCGCAGCCCGAGCGCGAGTTTGCCGAGCGAGCGGCCGCGGCTGAGCGTCTCGAACAGCACCGGGTAGCCGATCACGACCAGCACGAACACGGTCAGCATCAGCGCGACGGTCAGCGCCCGGTCGAACTGGCCCGCGGTCACCAGCAGCGCGACGAGGGCCAGCAGCAGCACCGCGGCCTGGACGAGGACGTCGAGCAGCATCGCGACCGCGCGGCTGGCCAGCTTCGCCACCCGCAGGTCGAGGACGACGGCCTCGCCGGTGACGAGTTCGGACTCTTCCTGCACGAGGCCAGCGTAGAGCGCCGCGGCACCGGTCGGCGTGGCTATCCTGACGGCGAGGAGGTGGCCGGTGGACGTCGACGTGTTCGTCGCGGCGCACAGCGCGGAATGGAACCGGCTCAGCGAGCTCGCCGGACGGCGCCGGCTGTCCGGTCCGGAGGCGGACGAACTGGTCTCCCTGTACCAACGAGCCGCCACGCACCTCTCGATGATCCGCTCTACGTCGCCCGATCCGGCGGTGCAGGCCCGGCTCTCCGCGCTGGTGGCGCGCGGCCGCTCGGCGGTGTCCGGCGCGCACAGCCCGGCGTGGCGCGAGGTGGCGCTGTTTTTCACCCACCGATTCCCGGCCGCGGTGTACCTCAGCCGGCGCTGGTGGATCCCGGCGGCGCTGGTGTCGGTGGCCGTGATGGCGGTGCTCGGCGTCTGGATCGCGAACGATCCGCAGGTCCGGGCGTCGCTGGCGTCGCCGGACAACATCAAGATGATGACCGAATCGGGCGGCAAGTACGAGACGTACTACTCGTCCGGACCGGCCGCGTCGTTCGCCGCGCGGGTGTGGACGAACAACGCCTGGGTCGCCGCGACCTGCTTGTTCCTCGGCATCGCGCTCGGGTTGCCGGTGATCTCGGCGCTGTGGATGAACTCGCTGAACGCCGGGATCGCGATCGGCCTGATGTCCTCGGTGGGCCGTGGCGACGTCGTGCTGGGCCTGCTCCTGCCGCACGGGCTGCTGGAGCTGACAGCAGTGTTCATCGCGGCCGGGACCGGCCTGAAACTCGGCTGGACCGTGGTGGACCCGGGACGGCGCTCGCGCAGCTCCGCGCTGGCCGAACAGGGCCGGTCGGTGGTGGTGATGGCGCTCGGGCTGGCTTGCGTGC
This sequence is a window from Amycolatopsis benzoatilytica AK 16/65. Protein-coding genes within it:
- a CDS encoding DUF2207 domain-containing protein, with protein sequence MLADDVTVTTAQDGQLTVVERIVTDAPAVRRLSERTPVTDDEDRLYSITDLRLAGAATADGTTVTVTGPATLTYTVDGAVASGGQVRVQLTGGWNRAVDRVAASFSAPGVSAADCYSGPAGSARQCTFSELRGGGVHAEQNGLRQGDRIDLAVQTGPLPANARFVRSGLLGAFAAGLPTVLSGLLLLGYLLLGTVLLRRRRTGPPAPGVPPACVAYVARGELDLVATVLDLVARGHLHLADDRITHGEGDSLSTFEHAVKAAFPPGPLAAARPDRAELLALLDAEARGEGWLSDRPKHVRRAGLVLSAAGVLTTAALALTVGNALIGVAVLIAGLATFAAAPATSARTARGRALGAPAARVESPLAATVAAIQAAAERRHAVVSAQ
- a CDS encoding M16 family metallopeptidase; its protein translation is MADPELVRFTIDNGLRVVLAPDPTAPVVGVSVHYDVGFRSEPEGLTGFAHLFEHLMFQGSESLEKLAHFRHVQSSGGTFNGSTHPDYTDYYEVLPSAALERALFLEADRMRAPKLTAENLANQIEVVKEEIRLNVRNRPYGGFPWILLPPVLYSTFANAHDGYGAFEDLEGATLEDCAAFFDTYYSPANAVLTVAGDFEVENAKALIQKHFGDVPHRPAPVRPSFFEPLPTTELRGEHTDAHAPLPALAIGYRMPDPVNDLDGYLAYLVLAGVLTDGDGSRLQQRLVHVEPLVVDIGAGAGLFGPFEARDPDTFTITAIHPPDVPRERVLAALDEELEKLASTPPDEQELKKVTARWAASLHAEHDRLVSRTLALGSFELLYGDASLVYRLADRMSAISGEAVSAAAKALRPDSRAVLVVKPASTEGTEQ
- a CDS encoding stage II sporulation protein M; the encoded protein is MDVDVFVAAHSAEWNRLSELAGRRRLSGPEADELVSLYQRAATHLSMIRSTSPDPAVQARLSALVARGRSAVSGAHSPAWREVALFFTHRFPAAVYLSRRWWIPAALVSVAVMAVLGVWIANDPQVRASLASPDNIKMMTESGGKYETYYSSGPAASFAARVWTNNAWVAATCLFLGIALGLPVISALWMNSLNAGIAIGLMSSVGRGDVVLGLLLPHGLLELTAVFIAAGTGLKLGWTVVDPGRRSRSSALAEQGRSVVVMALGLACVLLVSGVIEAFVTPSGWPTWVRIGIGAVVELLFLTYVFTLGRRAALAGETGDVDRRAAGDTLPEAG
- a CDS encoding DUF2207 domain-containing protein; this translates as MNVAALLAIPFLAASPVAAQDQPSLPGLPQSVEVALKVQQDGSLSVTEAVSVPRDTSMTRTISLRTKADDNHERVRSIRDISIEGAGNAESGNDQVTFYLRGGTSVIRYTVDGTVGTSLGVEHVTWDIASGWDTRIELVRATFAAPAIPDALSCLAGPPGSTTRCGAAQIDHSGLTRVSVSKLNPGSRVELTAELPGGTVSPTERLAPTSPFAASAPVWWTWLAFAVLSIIGALAVFTLRRRDRQPGHAVPVELHDNGRFSSPDGVLPGHLGLLLTGRVASLDLAATVLDLCVRNYLWVSEASPGDWVLIRRNPPDQYLTAFEHAVYAAAVPEESARLSEVGKAGVRELVDDVVRRGWFFRKRQIGPRLSAYGVFLTVLLAFTVGYAQLGLMLLASGVAVTAAGRLLPMRRKTGRDLRDRLLGLNSKLLTMKPPRDELLFSRALPYAYALGEADAWLAKGCSLTAYWCGSPEADALPAARTSGFVAALTVAFECGQHLRPEEPKTPVPA
- a CDS encoding RDD family protein; translated protein: MQEESELVTGEAVVLDLRVAKLASRAVAMLLDVLVQAAVLLLALVALLVTAGQFDRALTVALMLTVFVLVVIGYPVLFETLSRGRSLGKLALGLRVVRLDGGPISFRHALTRALAGFFVDFWALGFLGAVAVVVSLSSSNGRRVGDYLAGTLVIRERVPLSKQAVLMVPPGLEHWAAQFDLSGLPEHLATAARQYLGRYHDLRPEAAASLGFGLAQQVSAAIGVPLPYGMPPWVFLTAVLGERRNRDQARIAPPGYPLPGYPAQVRPGQAQPAQVHQPGQGQPGVGQPGPPDVAPPGFALPGASRPVPATEPVPLGYARPAEPLPAEPKPEPDNPFTLPS